From Myxococcales bacterium, a single genomic window includes:
- a CDS encoding serine/threonine protein kinase, with translation MATVHLGRLLGPAGFSRTVAIKRLHPQYAKDPEFVTMFLDEARLAARIRHPNVVSTMDVVAESGELFLVMEYVQGESLARLMAASSRGEQRIPAAMVVAIGSQALLGLHAAHEAKNERGDPLDIVHRDVSPQNILVGVDGVAHVVDFGVAKAAARIHTTQDGALKGKIAYMAPEQLRQKAVDRRTDVFSASIVIWEALANRRLFAAGDVAASVTKILNDDVPPPSRFSPGLPAELDRVVLKGLERDPAQRYTTAREMARELQAALTPAGALEIGEWVEAVAGKALGERRDALADVESKSTTIPGVDEAVAAALGERKPIGVEGTGSTELSAALPSVLPVQQKRRFWLGAAAALLLLGGLGVWFARGAREPSAGAPAAVAAPLASHTEPAGARVVELQPSALPEPKVEPAPAAEAADAAVVPPSASASASAKSKPAPLARPTAGGAQKPPAKLGCNPPYTLNSDGSKRFKPECF, from the coding sequence ATGGCCACGGTGCATCTCGGGCGGCTGCTCGGGCCCGCGGGGTTCTCCCGCACCGTGGCCATCAAACGCCTGCACCCGCAGTACGCCAAGGATCCCGAGTTCGTGACCATGTTCCTCGACGAGGCGCGACTCGCGGCCAGAATTCGCCACCCGAACGTGGTCTCGACGATGGATGTCGTGGCCGAGTCGGGTGAGCTGTTCTTGGTCATGGAGTACGTGCAGGGTGAGTCCCTGGCTCGCCTGATGGCCGCGTCGTCGCGGGGCGAGCAGCGCATTCCGGCCGCGATGGTCGTCGCCATTGGTAGCCAAGCTCTGCTCGGGCTGCACGCGGCGCACGAAGCCAAGAACGAGCGCGGCGATCCGCTCGACATCGTGCACCGAGACGTGTCGCCCCAGAACATCCTGGTGGGGGTCGATGGTGTGGCACACGTCGTCGACTTCGGTGTTGCGAAGGCGGCGGCGCGCATCCACACCACGCAGGACGGCGCACTGAAGGGCAAGATCGCCTACATGGCGCCGGAGCAGCTGCGGCAGAAGGCGGTCGACCGGCGCACCGACGTGTTTTCGGCCAGCATCGTGATCTGGGAGGCGCTGGCCAATCGGCGGCTCTTTGCGGCCGGTGACGTGGCCGCGTCCGTCACCAAGATCCTGAACGACGACGTCCCGCCACCAAGCCGGTTCTCGCCGGGGTTGCCCGCGGAGCTCGACCGCGTCGTCCTGAAAGGCCTCGAGCGTGACCCCGCCCAGCGATACACGACAGCGCGCGAGATGGCCCGCGAGCTTCAGGCCGCGCTCACGCCTGCCGGCGCACTCGAGATCGGAGAGTGGGTGGAGGCGGTTGCCGGCAAAGCGCTGGGTGAACGCCGTGACGCGTTGGCGGACGTCGAGAGCAAGTCGACGACCATCCCGGGGGTTGACGAAGCAGTGGCCGCCGCACTCGGCGAGCGGAAGCCGATTGGAGTCGAGGGCACGGGCAGCACCGAGCTCTCCGCCGCGCTGCCCAGCGTCCTGCCCGTTCAGCAAAAGCGCCGGTTCTGGCTCGGGGCCGCCGCCGCGTTGTTGCTCCTGGGAGGCCTCGGGGTTTGGTTTGCGCGCGGCGCGCGCGAACCGTCCGCGGGAGCGCCAGCGGCAGTTGCTGCTCCGCTCGCGAGCCACACCGAGCCCGCGGGAGCGCGGGTCGTCGAGCTGCAGCCCAGTGCCTTGCCGGAGCCAAAGGTCGAGCCTGCACCCGCCGCCGAAGCTGCCGATGCCGCGGTCGTGCCGCCCTCCGCGTCGGCGTCAGCAAGCGCGAAATCCAAGCCAGCACCCCTGGCGCGACCGACTGCCGGCGGCGCCCAGAAGCCCCCCGCCAAGCTGGGTTGTAATCCGCCCTACACGCTGAACTCGGATGGTTCGAAGCGCTTCAAGCCGGAGTGTTTCTGA
- a CDS encoding response regulator has product MSAPSLNPDSKNPPSPDRFPVFVVEDDPQISRLVQATLTASGYQITGFASAEAALEHTLAHIEPSLFVVDVRLPGMDGLALAERLREIHHDFEVVVVTAHADVESLGRALDLGIFRCLSKPFAVGELRLAVAGAANRLFLRLDRRTHISEIERSNAELVTALAQLKTSESRRVLSERLASIGHFAAALAHEINNPLTYVQTNLALLRDAAPDLVGALQAVSTGRSWAELDPEVAHNAAQAGFELLSILDECTTGLKLIKQISGDLSSVARYRTDAEEVFDFNDVVRTACRVARVEPRLRAKLALDLASEHVDVRGSTGRLAQVVMNLVANAAEASDPTKQRPNTVTVSTRREGDRVVLEVSDTGIGISHERKQRIFEPYVTFREGGTGLGLGLVQEIVNECGGEILIESEADVGSTFRVVLPAARVAVPTGSMSAVRMLPSHADVLIVDDDAAIRRAYARVFRGKKLRFAENGEEALRAILSQRPDLVVTDLVMPEMNGVELYESICSRWPDLAKRVVFVTGTDSLLGAVRERAPTCPVVKKPFVAAELESLMARLLG; this is encoded by the coding sequence ATGTCTGCGCCGTCGCTGAACCCCGACTCCAAGAACCCTCCCTCACCGGATCGGTTTCCCGTGTTCGTGGTCGAGGACGACCCGCAGATCTCACGCTTGGTCCAGGCGACGCTGACGGCGTCGGGCTACCAAATCACCGGCTTCGCGTCCGCCGAAGCTGCGCTCGAACACACGCTGGCGCACATCGAGCCGTCGCTTTTCGTGGTGGACGTGCGACTGCCGGGCATGGACGGATTGGCGCTCGCGGAGCGACTCCGAGAAATCCACCACGACTTCGAGGTCGTCGTCGTGACGGCTCACGCCGACGTCGAGTCCTTGGGGCGCGCCCTCGACCTCGGGATCTTTCGCTGTCTCAGCAAGCCCTTCGCGGTCGGCGAGCTACGGCTCGCCGTGGCCGGCGCCGCCAATCGCTTGTTCCTGCGCCTGGACCGGCGAACGCACATCTCGGAGATCGAGCGCAGCAACGCCGAGCTCGTGACCGCACTCGCGCAGCTGAAGACGAGCGAGAGCCGGCGGGTACTCAGTGAACGCCTGGCTTCAATCGGGCACTTCGCCGCCGCGCTGGCGCATGAGATCAACAACCCTCTGACTTACGTGCAGACGAATCTCGCGCTCCTGCGCGACGCGGCGCCGGATCTGGTCGGCGCACTACAAGCGGTCTCCACGGGACGTAGCTGGGCCGAGCTGGATCCCGAAGTGGCTCACAACGCCGCTCAGGCGGGCTTCGAGCTCCTGTCGATCCTCGACGAGTGCACGACCGGGCTCAAGCTGATCAAACAGATCAGCGGTGACCTGAGCAGCGTCGCGCGTTACCGCACGGACGCCGAGGAGGTCTTCGACTTCAACGACGTGGTCCGGACGGCCTGCCGCGTGGCCCGCGTGGAACCCCGGCTGCGCGCCAAGCTCGCGCTGGATCTGGCCAGCGAACATGTGGACGTGCGAGGCAGCACCGGCCGCTTGGCGCAGGTGGTGATGAACCTGGTGGCAAACGCCGCCGAGGCGAGCGACCCGACGAAACAGCGGCCCAACACCGTCACCGTCAGCACCCGCCGCGAGGGTGACCGCGTGGTGCTCGAGGTGAGTGACACGGGGATCGGCATCTCGCACGAGCGCAAGCAGCGCATCTTCGAGCCCTACGTGACGTTTCGCGAAGGGGGCACGGGCCTGGGGCTCGGCCTCGTACAAGAGATCGTCAACGAATGCGGGGGCGAAATTCTGATCGAGAGCGAAGCGGACGTCGGCTCGACCTTTCGAGTCGTGCTCCCCGCAGCTCGGGTGGCCGTTCCGACCGGCAGCATGTCGGCCGTGCGCATGCTGCCCAGTCACGCGGACGTACTGATCGTGGACGACGACGCAGCCATTCGCCGGGCCTACGCCCGGGTGTTTCGCGGCAAGAAGCTGCGCTTCGCCGAGAACGGAGAGGAAGCCTTGCGGGCGATCCTCTCTCAGCGCCCCGACCTCGTGGTGACCGACCTGGTGATGCCAGAAATGAACGGCGTGGAGCTGTACGAATCCATCTGCAGCCGCTGGCCCGACCTGGCAAAACGTGTGGTCTTCGTCACCGGCACCGACAGCCTGCTCGGCGCGGTGCGTGAGCGCGCCCCGACCTGCCCCGTGGTGAAGAAGCCATTCGTTGCTGCCGAGCTCGAGAGCTTGATGGCCCGGCTCCTCGGGTGA
- a CDS encoding YcaQ family DNA glycosylase — protein sequence MARRLLLGAQGLLDDPGRPAKKKTVLELVQKLGYVQVDSISAVGERAHHLTLHSRMDGYRPALLTALIEQDRKLFEHWTHDASVIPVEWYPHWKVRFARFRCQDRVKSWCVRRLGADPARVLRRVRARLRAEGPLMARDFEADGVEEDDGSGWWNWHPEKAALEYLWRSGEVSIVARRGFQRVYQLTRQVLLEASRLPASSASAHLEFACRQAMERLVIANPAEIARYFAAAPLADVRRWCNRELERGALLPVQVRCAETEVLRPALALPDFRERERALPVAADRARLLSPFDPVVRDRARALRLFGFDFRFEAFVPERQRKFGYYVMPLLDGEHIVGRLEPKYHREASVLEVKNCWWQADVRGRRSEKRRALSAVERLAALVGAERIDAPALD from the coding sequence GTGGCTCGCCGCTTACTCCTTGGCGCGCAGGGGCTGCTCGATGATCCGGGGCGGCCCGCAAAGAAGAAGACGGTGCTCGAGCTGGTCCAGAAGCTCGGTTACGTGCAGGTCGACTCGATCAGCGCGGTGGGTGAGCGCGCGCATCACCTCACGCTCCACAGTCGCATGGACGGTTACCGGCCCGCGCTGCTGACTGCGCTGATCGAGCAGGACCGCAAGCTGTTCGAACACTGGACTCACGACGCCTCGGTCATTCCGGTCGAGTGGTATCCGCACTGGAAGGTGCGCTTTGCCCGCTTTCGCTGCCAAGATCGGGTCAAGAGCTGGTGTGTCCGTCGTCTCGGCGCGGACCCCGCGCGTGTGCTCCGGCGCGTGCGCGCCAGGCTACGGGCAGAGGGGCCGCTCATGGCGCGCGACTTCGAGGCCGACGGAGTGGAGGAAGACGACGGCAGCGGTTGGTGGAACTGGCACCCCGAGAAGGCCGCGCTCGAGTACCTGTGGCGGAGCGGGGAGGTCAGCATCGTCGCGCGCCGCGGGTTTCAGCGGGTGTACCAGCTGACACGGCAGGTGCTGCTGGAGGCGAGCCGGTTGCCCGCATCCAGCGCGAGTGCGCACCTGGAGTTCGCGTGCCGCCAGGCGATGGAGCGACTGGTGATCGCGAACCCGGCGGAGATCGCGCGGTATTTCGCCGCCGCACCCCTGGCGGACGTGCGTCGCTGGTGCAACCGCGAGCTCGAGAGAGGCGCGCTCTTGCCGGTGCAGGTTCGGTGCGCAGAGACTGAGGTCCTGCGCCCGGCCCTCGCGCTCCCCGACTTTCGGGAGCGCGAGCGTGCGCTGCCCGTCGCCGCGGATCGCGCGCGCCTGCTGAGCCCCTTCGATCCCGTGGTGCGGGACCGCGCGCGGGCCCTGCGCCTGTTTGGTTTCGACTTTCGGTTCGAGGCTTTTGTCCCCGAGCGCCAGCGGAAGTTTGGCTACTACGTGATGCCGCTGCTCGACGGTGAGCACATCGTTGGTCGCCTCGAGCCGAAGTATCACCGGGAGGCCAGCGTGCTGGAGGTGAAGAACTGCTGGTGGCAGGCCGACGTACGCGGGCGTCGCTCTGAAAAACGCCGGGCGCTCTCCGCCGTAGAACGGCTTGCGGCGTTGGTCGGAGCCGAGCGCATCGATGCGCCAGCGCTCGACTGA